In the Qipengyuania pelagi genome, one interval contains:
- a CDS encoding LON peptidase substrate-binding domain-containing protein — protein MRLSIFPLPGAILFPGLQLPLHIFEPRYRAMASDALARDRRIAMIQPRRGGDDSPLYDVGCIGRIGEVEAMDDGRYNIVLEGESRFRVLRELDVTTAFRQVEAEAIADDEEEVLSSVERAGFEFEARRFADMQGYSVDWDSVDRLDDQSLINGVSQIAPFDVAAKQALLEADSLGERCELLIQLMQFFALRDGGDDRVTLQ, from the coding sequence TTGAGGCTTTCCATCTTCCCCCTGCCGGGCGCGATCCTGTTTCCCGGCCTGCAATTGCCGCTCCACATCTTCGAGCCGCGCTATCGCGCGATGGCGAGCGATGCGCTGGCGCGCGACCGGCGGATCGCGATGATCCAGCCGAGGCGGGGCGGGGATGATTCGCCGCTTTACGACGTCGGTTGCATCGGCCGGATCGGCGAGGTCGAGGCGATGGATGACGGGCGCTATAACATCGTCCTCGAAGGCGAATCGCGCTTCCGGGTTCTCCGCGAACTGGATGTCACCACCGCCTTCCGCCAGGTCGAAGCCGAGGCGATTGCGGATGACGAGGAGGAGGTCCTCTCCAGCGTCGAGCGCGCCGGGTTCGAGTTCGAGGCGCGCCGCTTCGCCGATATGCAGGGCTACAGCGTGGACTGGGATTCGGTCGATCGGCTGGACGACCAGTCGCTGATCAACGGCGTATCCCAGATCGCCCCCTTCGATGTCGCGGCCAAACAGGCCCTGCTCGAAGCCGACAGCCTGGGCGAACGGTGCGAATTGCTGATCCAGCTGATGCAGTTCTTCGCCCTGCGCGATGGCGGGGACGATCGCGTGACCCTGCAATAG
- a CDS encoding tetratricopeptide repeat protein: MGLNLDEQKAVDRFRSDVVEPSMTKLVVLDFWAEWCGPCKALTPVLEKVAADYADKGVVLAKVNVDEEQFIASQFQVRSIPTVYAMFQGQPVADLTNARSESQLKQMLDQLLSQLPVEPGAAGEQSDRQADIAQFVAMGEQVLADGDAERAAGIFMQVVDIAPDEGAAQAGLVRALVEAGRVEEAQAALAAARSNPALADDPQLDAAQSALDLAANAPDEGELAALKSKAEGGAMEDRLAYAEAAFAGGKRGEAADELLAMIEADNQWNEGAARAKLLQIFEAVGLEDPWVVTTRRRLSRILFG, from the coding sequence ATGGGTCTCAATCTCGACGAACAGAAGGCGGTGGATCGCTTCCGCAGCGATGTCGTCGAACCGTCGATGACGAAGCTCGTCGTGCTCGATTTCTGGGCCGAATGGTGCGGGCCGTGCAAGGCGCTGACGCCGGTCCTCGAAAAGGTCGCGGCCGATTATGCCGACAAGGGCGTGGTCCTCGCCAAGGTCAATGTCGACGAGGAACAGTTCATCGCGAGCCAGTTCCAGGTCCGGTCGATCCCCACCGTTTATGCGATGTTCCAGGGCCAGCCGGTCGCCGATCTGACCAATGCGCGCAGCGAATCGCAATTGAAGCAGATGCTCGACCAGCTTTTGAGCCAGCTTCCCGTCGAACCGGGCGCGGCTGGCGAGCAATCCGACCGGCAGGCCGATATCGCGCAATTCGTCGCGATGGGCGAACAGGTGCTGGCCGATGGCGATGCCGAGCGGGCGGCGGGCATCTTCATGCAGGTGGTCGATATAGCGCCCGACGAGGGCGCGGCGCAGGCCGGGCTGGTGCGCGCGCTGGTCGAAGCGGGGCGGGTCGAGGAGGCACAGGCCGCGCTCGCCGCCGCGCGCAGCAATCCCGCGCTGGCCGACGATCCGCAACTGGATGCGGCGCAAAGCGCGCTCGATCTCGCCGCCAATGCGCCGGACGAGGGCGAGCTGGCGGCGCTGAAGTCAAAGGCCGAGGGCGGTGCGATGGAAGACCGGCTAGCCTATGCCGAAGCGGCCTTCGCGGGCGGCAAGCGGGGCGAGGCGGCGGACGAACTGCTCGCCATGATCGAGGCCGACAACCAGTGGAACGAGGGCGCCGCGCGCGCCAAGCTCCTGCAGATCTTCGAAGCGGTCGGGCTCGAGGACCCTTGGGTCGTCACCACGCGGCGGCGCCTGTCGCGCATCCTGTTCGGATAG
- a CDS encoding alpha/beta fold hydrolase: MARETFTIEGAGAISLTAEAEGDAYAIPVLLAHGGGQTRRAWRRVVSELAQAGFRAIAFDMRGHGDSDWSPCGAYEMRDFAADLVAAASRLDQKPALVGASLGGLAGLIAAGELAPGSFASLTLVDIAPRMAPSGVMRVVGFMEEHVDSGFASPEEAADVIARYMPHRPRRGASDGLKSYLRQKPDGRFYWHWDPAFIRNIMSARQGDPDSQERQSAMLSQAAANLTLPLHLIRGASSDLVSEEAVLHLRQLAPHAEYTDIADATHMVVGDANDAFSAAIVDFLRRHHSSDTAQPQGTREL; the protein is encoded by the coding sequence ATGGCGAGAGAAACCTTTACGATTGAGGGCGCAGGCGCGATTTCTCTTACAGCCGAGGCTGAGGGGGATGCCTACGCCATACCCGTCCTTCTTGCGCACGGCGGCGGGCAGACACGGCGCGCGTGGAGAAGGGTGGTCAGCGAGCTGGCTCAAGCCGGCTTTCGCGCAATCGCCTTCGACATGCGCGGTCACGGAGACAGCGATTGGTCGCCATGCGGAGCTTATGAAATGCGCGACTTCGCGGCGGATCTGGTCGCTGCAGCGTCGCGCCTGGACCAGAAGCCAGCGCTGGTCGGCGCTTCACTGGGCGGGCTCGCTGGACTGATTGCCGCAGGGGAGCTTGCTCCAGGTAGCTTTGCTTCACTCACATTGGTCGACATTGCCCCGCGCATGGCGCCCAGCGGTGTAATGCGCGTGGTTGGTTTCATGGAAGAGCATGTCGATAGCGGCTTCGCCTCACCAGAGGAGGCGGCCGACGTGATCGCTCGCTACATGCCGCATCGTCCCAGGCGGGGCGCGAGCGATGGTCTGAAAAGCTATCTGCGGCAGAAGCCGGATGGGCGCTTCTATTGGCACTGGGACCCTGCGTTTATCCGTAATATAATGTCAGCCAGACAAGGCGACCCAGACAGCCAAGAACGTCAATCGGCAATGCTCAGCCAAGCTGCGGCGAATCTCACGCTTCCGCTTCACCTCATCCGAGGCGCCTCTAGCGATCTTGTTTCCGAAGAGGCCGTATTGCATCTGCGACAACTCGCCCCCCATGCAGAATACACCGATATTGCCGATGCCACGCACATGGTCGTGGGCGATGCGAACGATGCCTTTTCCGCCGCTATCGTCGATTTCCTACGGCGCCATCA